The following nucleotide sequence is from Kiritimatiellia bacterium.
CAGCGCCTCTCGCGCCCGCGCCGCCGGCTCCAACGCCTCCTCGAACTCGCGCGGCGCGCCGGCGGCCCAGTCCTCCACGCGGCGCGCGTTCGCCCAGCGCCGCCCCGCCCAGTGCGAATGCGCCGCCGGGCCGAGCCCGAGGTATTCGCCCGGCCCCCAGTACAGCAGGTTGTGCCGGCACTCATGCCCGGGCCGCGCGTAGTTGGATATTTCATAGTGGTGAAAGCCCGCGCCCTTCAGCGTCTCGCGGACGACCCGGTACTGGCGAAGTTGTTCGCCGTCATCGATTTCCGCAACCTCCCCCGCGTCGCGCCGCCGCGCCAGCGGGGTGCCGTCCTCAAACGTCAGGCCGTACACCGACAGGTGTTCCGGACCGAGCGCGAGCGCCCGCTCCAGGTCGCGCTCGATCACGCCGCCCGGCACGGCGAACATCAGGTCCAGCCCCAGGTTGTCGAATCCTTCCGCGCGCAACAGGCGCACGCTCTCCTCGGCCTGCCGCGCGGTATGAAGGCGCCCCAGAAACTTCAGGATTCCATCTTCGAACGACTGCACGCCGAGCGACACCCGGTTGACCCCGGCGCGCCGCAGCGTCCGGATCTTCTCCGCGTCCAGCGTGCCGGGATTGGCCTCGCAGGTCCACTCGGTCACGCGGCTCAAATCCAGGGCGCCGGCAAGCGTTTCGAACAGGCGCCCGAGTTCGGCGACGGACAATACGGTCGGCGTCCCGCCGCCGATGAACACCGTCTCCGGCGCGAAGCCCTCGGGCAGCCCGGCGCACTCCCGCTCCAGCGCCCGCAGGTACTCCTCCGCCGCCGGACCGCCGAGGGGCACGGAATAGAAGTCGCAGTACGCGCATTTCCGGGCGCAGAACGGAACGTGAATGTAGAGGCCGGGCATAATGTTCTCGCCTTGGAGGCGGGCCGCCCCCGGCCCGCGGATTGCATTTTGCGCCGCGGGGGCGCGACGCCTCCATTTTTTCAATGACTGGAAAAATTTCCGCCATTTTTTCCAATGTTTGGAAAACTTGCACCCTATTTTTTCCAAACATTGGAAAACTCCCGCCGCATTTTTCCAATGTCTGGAAAATCCGCGGTTCCTGTCTTCGGGTTTGACCCCTCGCCGGAAACCCATCACACTGGCCGGGCTATGCGGATGGAAAACGCCCAAATCCTGGAACATGGCGACATCCAGGGCGGTTACAAGCGGCTGGTGCTGCGGGCGCCCGGCATCGCGCCGGAGGTGCGCCCGGGCCAGTTCGTGCACCTGCGCGTGCCCCACCTCGAGGCGGCGGTCCTGCGCCGCCCGTTCAGCGTTTTCGACACCCGCGACGGCGCGCTGGCCATCCTTTACAAGGACGCCGGACACGGCACGGCCGTGCTGAAAAGCGCGGCGCCGGGCGAGACGATCAGCCTGATTGGCCCGCTCGGCCGCGGTTTTCCCGTCGACGCGGGCGGCCGGACGCCGGTGCTGATCGCGGGCGGCTACGGCATGGCCGCGCTCCACCTGCTGGCCTGGGCGCTGCCGCAGCCGGGCGTCGCGTTTTTCGGCGGCAAGACGGCGGAGGACATCCTCTGTGTGGACGAGTTCAGGGCGCTCGGATGGGACGTCGTGATCGCCACCGAGGACGGAAGCCTCGGGGAACGCGGGCTGGTGACGGGTCCGCTGGACGCCTGGATGAAGAATCCGCCGCCCGAGGGCGTCGAAGGGTTCGCCTGCGGGCCGATGGGCATGCTGCAGGCCATCGGCGAACGGGCGATGGCGGGCGGATGGAAAGCCTGGCTGTCGCTGGACCGGCACATGGGTTGCGGCGTCGGCGCGTGCCTGACCTGCGTGCAAAAGATCCGGACACCGGACGGCGGCTGGACCTGGCAGCGGGTGTGCCGCGAGGGGCCGGTGTTCGAGAGCCGGGAGATTGTTTGGGAGGAACCGTAGGGGCGCCGCTTGTCGGCGCCCGCGGGCATCGCAATGGGCGGGCGTCGCAAGCGACGCCCCTACAGGAAATTGCATGAGTATTGATTTATCGGTGAATATCGGCGGGATCCGGATGAAGAATCCGGTGATGGTCGCGTCGGGGACGTTCGGGTACGGGCCGGAGTACGCGGAACTCGTGGACCTGGACCGCCTCGGCGCGATCGTGGTGAAAGGCATCTCGCCGAAACCGGTGTCGGGCAACCGGCCGATGCGCACGGCGGAGACCGTCGGCGGCCTGATCAACGCGATCGGCCTGCAGAACCCGGGGATCGAAGGCTTCCTTCGCGACGACCTGCCCTTCCTGCGGCGGCACGAGGTGCCGGTGATCGTGAACATCTGGGGCCGCACGGTCGAGGAGTACGAGGACGTCGCGGCGGGCTTCGACGGCGCGGAGGGCATCGCGGGCCTCGAGGTGAACGTGTCCTGCCCGAACATCAAGGAAGGGAGCGGCCTCTTCGGCGCCGACCCGGCGCTGTTCCGCCGCGTGGTCTCGGCGGTGCGCGCGAAGACGCGCCGGCCCCTGATCGTCAAGCTGG
It contains:
- a CDS encoding dihydroorotate dehydrogenase electron transfer subunit is translated as MENAQILEHGDIQGGYKRLVLRAPGIAPEVRPGQFVHLRVPHLEAAVLRRPFSVFDTRDGALAILYKDAGHGTAVLKSAAPGETISLIGPLGRGFPVDAGGRTPVLIAGGYGMAALHLLAWALPQPGVAFFGGKTAEDILCVDEFRALGWDVVIATEDGSLGERGLVTGPLDAWMKNPPPEGVEGFACGPMGMLQAIGERAMAGGWKAWLSLDRHMGCGVGACLTCVQKIRTPDGGWTWQRVCREGPVFESREIVWEEP
- the hemW gene encoding radical SAM family heme chaperone HemW, translating into MPGLYIHVPFCARKCAYCDFYSVPLGGPAAEEYLRALERECAGLPEGFAPETVFIGGGTPTVLSVAELGRLFETLAGALDLSRVTEWTCEANPGTLDAEKIRTLRRAGVNRVSLGVQSFEDGILKFLGRLHTARQAEESVRLLRAEGFDNLGLDLMFAVPGGVIERDLERALALGPEHLSVYGLTFEDGTPLARRRDAGEVAEIDDGEQLRQYRVVRETLKGAGFHHYEISNYARPGHECRHNLLYWGPGEYLGLGPAAHSHWAGRRWANARRVEDWAAGAPREFEEALEPAARAREALVFGLRRLDGVERAAFRRETGFDYHALRGGEIAWLARLGMLEEEDDRLRLTEKGLAVSDAVFAELV
- a CDS encoding dihydroorotate dehydrogenase, yielding MSIDLSVNIGGIRMKNPVMVASGTFGYGPEYAELVDLDRLGAIVVKGISPKPVSGNRPMRTAETVGGLINAIGLQNPGIEGFLRDDLPFLRRHEVPVIVNIWGRTVEEYEDVAAGFDGAEGIAGLEVNVSCPNIKEGSGLFGADPALFRRVVSAVRAKTRRPLIVKLAPDISRIALFAKAAEECGADAISLINSIPAMAIDIETRRPKLGNVTGGLSGPAIKPIALKMVWEAARAVKIPVIGIGGIAGAADALEFLLAGAAAVAVGTATFLNPAAAIEIAEGIGAYLARHGLECMKDLTGGWRA